A section of the Anas platyrhynchos isolate ZD024472 breed Pekin duck chromosome 37, IASCAAS_PekinDuck_T2T, whole genome shotgun sequence genome encodes:
- the LOC140001066 gene encoding coiled-coil domain-containing protein 81-like has translation MSSPQHRGAWAGSSLLVPASPWATASTARVTVMSQCTDTYVTVAGPYKRGCATGPAPEVPRRSGRMSSKMADASKEQAARTRRTALDCWESSVMEHVPVIRGVTDQERSSVWDAVSAYIREHLQQRQGVRIPTLGCFDVVSKRVEDGNKSLTVQWPTFCLARNLIVAHNLTADKEYLPGHKELEPLQYPEVAAAASVSWKTVESCIRGTTSLISHSLGRGENIALVLRDVGVLVIEGTRVEIKFYYDFLESLSEQGSLQKALFKVPQLMDMVVSRVSAVASLTFSGHVIVFPE, from the exons ATGTCCTCCCCCCAGCACAGAGGTGcttgggcaggcagcagcctgtTGGTGCCGGCGTCACCGTGGGCAACAGCCAGCACTGCCCGCGTCACTGTGATGTCACAATGCACTGACACATACGTCACAGTGGCAGGACCATATAAAAGGGGCTGCGCGACGGGTCCTGCACCAGAGGTACCGAGACGTTCGGGCAGGATGAGCTCAAAGATGGCTGATGCCAGCAAGGAGCAAGCTGCTCGCACGAGGCGTACCGCATTAGACTGTTGGGAGAGCAGTGTGATGGAGCACGTCCCCGTGATACGAGGCGTCACTGACCAAG AGCGATCATCTGTCTGGGATGCAGTGTCAGCCTACATCCGGGAGCACCTCCAGCAGCGCCAG GGCGTCCGAATTCCCACTCTTGGCTGCTTTGACGTCGTTTCCAAACGGGTCGAGGATGGGAACAAGTCCCTGACGGTGCAGTGGCCCACGTTCTGCCTGGCCAGGAACCTCATCGTTGCCCACAACCTCACAGCCGACAAGGAGTACCTGCCAG GCCATAAGGAGCTGGAGCCCCTCCAATACCCTGAGgtggctgcagctgcctccGTGTCCTGGAAGACGGTGGAGAGCTGTATCCGAGGCACCACGTCCCTCATCTCTCACAGCCTGGGGAGGGGCGAAAACATCGCCCTCGTCCTGAGGGATGTAGGGGTGCTCGTCATCGAAGGCACGAGAGTGGAAATCAAGTTCTATTATGACTTCTTGGAGAGCCTGTCAGAACAGGGGAGCCTTCAGAAGGCTCTTTTCAAG GTCCCCCAGCTGATGGACATGGTGGTGTCCCGGGTGTCAGCCGTGGCCTCCCTGACCTTCTCTGGCCATGTCATCGTCTTCCCCGAGTGA